In a genomic window of Gloeocapsopsis dulcis:
- a CDS encoding hybrid sensor histidine kinase/response regulator, translating into MAIDSDIRDQAYQFFIQEAPELLQVIETDLLALREERSTAKIHNMMRAAHSIKGGAASVGLEIIKTLAHSLEDIFKGLHNPELEIDADVENLLLQAYDCLRLPLIEQLNTGQFDAEQAMADAEPVFAQIEAQIGEYLKGSNDIPSSVELGVDIAASIFEVDVAQGIDRLTQVLAQSQDKETIEGEVRAQAEVFAGLAELLNLPGFGAIASTTLAALDAHPNAAIAIAQTALADFQAARLAVLAGERTQGGTPSDALTSLVNQAAPATLEISTLKQSQQQLPLEQISDGSPTEAVTLSLDDLFSDGNNVEPLLDLEPAGVLTSINQLAGEVVALEAVSLDDVFGSFGAESTPDTNLAAVFTPESTVPQPAVELATSSQENITELVQSVEQIFATTNSSTSSKPDVTTNSSPTTQLSVRVDLDRLERMNNLIGELAINRNSLSLQNEQLQATIQELLRRFTNFQSMARQLRDLSDLMVVAPEHHARGRSSIDPGILPIKSQGLGMQRVNSVSSIAATSTLLPSLASFDSLEMDSYSEVYSLLQATLEDVVQLEETVGDVVLLAGQSSDTIERQRQMLAHLRDDLMWARMLPLGEVLNRFPRMLRDLSRSYDKAVDLKLSGTGVLVDKAVLEKLYDPLLHLVRNAFDHGIEPSNVRLEQGKLAQGKIEIRAYHQGNQTIIEVRDDGRGLNLERIRAKASETGLLSPEQVTTASTARLLDLIFEPGFSTAKQVSELSGRGVGLDIVRAQLRSLKGNVTVSSEPGKGSIFSLRIPLTLTIAKLLVCFVGTNAYALPSDSIAEILIPEVNQVKYSGGYRFLHWQDHIIPIYRLSEVIRYSCPLPETVPNLNLEVFPTPEDWASPMLLLEQENNIVAVEVDRLVTEQELVIKPFGKAIAPPNYIYGCTILGNGSLIPVIDGAQMLASFAGSQTNTTHTELPSDSPVISSSDSTPTIVKRDSTLTVLVVDDSITLRQTLVLTLQKAGYRVLQARDGREAIEQLQQSVIQLVVCDVEMPNMNGFEFLSHRRQDPQMSKIPVVMLTSRSSDKHRQLAKHLGATNYFTKPYIEQEFVAAIKDTIQQNSSMIATV; encoded by the coding sequence ATGGCAATCGATTCTGATATCCGCGACCAAGCTTATCAGTTTTTTATCCAAGAAGCTCCTGAATTACTTCAAGTAATTGAAACAGACTTATTAGCCCTAAGAGAAGAGCGTAGTACTGCTAAAATTCACAACATGATGCGCGCCGCACACTCAATTAAAGGTGGAGCTGCAAGTGTTGGGTTAGAAATCATCAAAACCTTAGCTCATAGCTTAGAAGATATTTTTAAAGGTCTACATAATCCAGAATTAGAAATTGATGCCGATGTCGAAAACTTGTTACTTCAGGCATACGACTGTCTTCGCTTGCCACTAATCGAGCAACTTAATACAGGGCAGTTTGATGCAGAACAAGCTATGGCAGATGCTGAGCCGGTCTTTGCCCAAATTGAAGCTCAAATAGGAGAATACCTTAAAGGCTCTAACGACATTCCTAGCTCGGTTGAGTTAGGTGTAGATATCGCAGCATCAATCTTTGAAGTAGACGTAGCACAAGGCATCGATCGTCTCACGCAAGTTTTAGCCCAGTCACAAGACAAAGAAACAATCGAAGGAGAAGTACGGGCGCAGGCAGAGGTTTTTGCTGGTCTCGCCGAACTTCTTAATTTACCTGGATTTGGAGCGATCGCATCAACAACGCTCGCTGCACTTGATGCGCATCCTAACGCAGCGATCGCAATTGCTCAAACGGCATTAGCTGATTTTCAAGCAGCACGCTTAGCAGTACTGGCAGGCGAGCGCACACAAGGTGGTACTCCTTCCGATGCTTTGACAAGTCTCGTCAACCAGGCGGCACCTGCTACCTTAGAGATTTCAACTTTAAAACAAAGCCAGCAACAATTACCACTGGAACAAATCAGCGATGGCTCTCCTACTGAAGCCGTGACATTATCTTTAGATGATCTCTTTAGTGATGGCAATAATGTAGAGCCTCTTTTAGACTTAGAACCTGCAGGAGTACTTACTTCAATAAATCAACTCGCAGGAGAAGTCGTCGCATTAGAAGCAGTTTCGCTTGATGATGTTTTTGGCAGCTTTGGAGCAGAATCTACCCCCGATACCAACTTAGCTGCGGTTTTTACACCTGAAAGCACAGTACCGCAACCAGCTGTAGAACTAGCAACTTCTTCTCAAGAAAACATTACCGAACTCGTACAATCAGTCGAGCAGATATTTGCAACCACAAACTCATCGACATCATCGAAACCGGATGTTACCACAAATTCTAGTCCTACGACTCAGCTCTCCGTGCGAGTTGACTTAGATCGGCTAGAACGAATGAACAACTTAATCGGCGAATTAGCTATTAACCGTAACAGTCTTTCACTACAAAACGAACAACTGCAAGCTACGATTCAAGAACTACTACGTCGCTTTACTAATTTCCAATCAATGGCTCGGCAACTACGCGATCTATCTGACTTAATGGTAGTTGCACCTGAGCATCATGCGAGAGGTCGCTCCTCAATTGACCCAGGTATCTTGCCTATAAAATCTCAGGGATTAGGAATGCAACGGGTAAATTCAGTGTCCTCAATCGCAGCTACTTCTACGCTGCTTCCCTCTTTGGCATCTTTTGATTCGTTGGAGATGGATAGCTATAGCGAAGTTTACTCGTTGTTGCAAGCTACTTTAGAAGACGTGGTGCAACTCGAAGAGACAGTAGGTGACGTAGTTCTGCTCGCTGGACAGTCGAGTGACACGATCGAAAGACAGCGCCAAATGCTAGCACACTTGCGGGATGACCTGATGTGGGCAAGAATGTTGCCTTTAGGTGAGGTGCTTAACCGCTTTCCTCGAATGTTACGCGACTTGTCGCGATCGTATGACAAGGCAGTTGATTTAAAGCTGAGTGGTACTGGAGTTTTAGTTGATAAAGCAGTTTTAGAGAAGCTTTACGATCCTTTGTTGCACTTAGTACGTAATGCTTTTGATCATGGTATTGAACCCTCTAATGTACGTTTAGAGCAAGGTAAACTTGCGCAGGGCAAAATTGAAATTCGAGCTTACCACCAGGGTAATCAAACGATTATCGAAGTAAGAGATGATGGCAGAGGATTAAACTTAGAACGGATTCGTGCTAAAGCTTCAGAAACAGGTTTGTTATCTCCAGAACAAGTTACTACAGCTTCTACTGCACGTTTGTTAGATCTAATCTTTGAACCAGGGTTTTCTACCGCCAAGCAAGTGAGTGAACTGTCTGGTAGAGGTGTTGGACTCGATATCGTACGCGCTCAATTGCGATCGCTTAAGGGTAACGTTACGGTCAGTTCTGAACCAGGGAAAGGTAGCATATTTAGTTTACGGATTCCTCTAACACTAACAATTGCCAAGTTGTTAGTTTGTTTTGTAGGCACGAATGCTTATGCTTTACCTTCAGACAGTATTGCAGAGATCTTGATTCCAGAAGTCAATCAAGTTAAATACTCTGGTGGTTATCGCTTCTTACACTGGCAAGACCATATTATTCCGATATATCGTCTATCTGAAGTTATTAGATACAGTTGTCCGCTACCTGAGACAGTTCCTAATCTTAACTTAGAAGTATTCCCTACTCCAGAAGATTGGGCTTCTCCGATGTTGCTGTTGGAGCAAGAAAATAACATTGTTGCTGTCGAAGTTGACCGCTTAGTTACCGAGCAAGAATTAGTCATTAAGCCCTTTGGTAAAGCGATCGCACCACCAAACTATATCTACGGTTGTACGATTTTGGGTAATGGCAGTCTGATTCCAGTGATTGATGGAGCACAAATGCTGGCATCTTTTGCTGGCAGTCAAACCAACACCACGCATACTGAGTTACCATCTGATTCGCCTGTAATTTCTAGTAGTGATAGTACTCCAACTATTGTTAAAAGGGATAGTACCCTAACCGTTTTAGTTGTTGATGATTCAATTACCCTACGCCAAACGTTGGTTCTCACACTGCAAAAAGCTGGTTATCGTGTTTTGCAAGCACGCGATGGACGTGAGGCGATTGAGCAATTGCAACAGTCAGTAATTCAACTTGTTGTCTGTGATGTGGAAATGCCAAACATGAATGGCTTTGAGTTTCTGAGCCATCGTCGCCAAGATCCGCAGATGAGCAAGATTCCAGTCGTGATGTTGACATCCCGTAGCAGTGATAAACATCGGCAGTTAGCAAAGCATTTAGGTGCAACTAATTACTTTACTAAACCTTATATCGAGCAAGAATTTGTGGCTGCAATTAAAGACACGATTCAGCAAAATTCATCAATGATAGCTACCGTTTAG
- a CDS encoding chemotaxis protein CheW yields the protein MKNAANSNLHNLKHSRSQNAVKSQKLVVFGMGNITLALPSDAVFKVTNQVPVYGSGFNGVGLAHFGDRQMTIVELHRRFFTVKGKYLIIAENKAEKLYGIPVAAVPTLMDVPLSRIQVLSDSYRHADLLAIATHVCHIPQAETPLTVFLLDVDQLLPSS from the coding sequence ATGAAAAACGCTGCCAATTCAAATCTTCATAACCTGAAACATTCTCGCAGTCAAAATGCTGTAAAGTCCCAAAAACTAGTTGTCTTTGGCATGGGTAATATTACCTTAGCATTACCTAGCGACGCCGTATTTAAAGTAACGAACCAAGTGCCAGTCTATGGTTCTGGATTTAATGGTGTAGGGCTGGCACATTTTGGCGATCGCCAGATGACCATTGTTGAGCTACATCGGCGCTTCTTTACAGTTAAAGGCAAATACTTAATCATTGCTGAGAATAAAGCAGAAAAACTTTATGGCATTCCTGTTGCTGCTGTTCCGACTTTGATGGATGTCCCGTTATCGAGAATTCAAGTTTTATCAGACTCTTATCGTCATGCTGATCTATTAGCGATCGCAACTCATGTTTGTCACATTCCTCAAGCCGAAACACCCTTAACAGTCTTCTTGCTGGATGTCGATCAACTACTGCCATCTTCCTGA
- a CDS encoding PAS domain S-box protein, with translation MKAPLPSNEEARLKALREYEILDTDPEQAFDDLTRLASQICETPIAVVSLIDSDRQWFKSKVGLDASETSRDVAFCAHTILQPDLFIVPDAQQDMRFSDNPLVTSGPQIRFYAGAPLKTSEDVAVGSLCAIDYVPRSLSPEQQEALEILGRQVVTQLKLRRNIAELEEALRQRQETEQALRASEEQYRSLLDLSSETIAVHIEGKLEYINAAGARLLGAVTPEQLIGKQLLDFVHPDSRAAVAARQNQVQVNQAVAINQEKLIRLNGQTIDIEITEVPIIHLGKPATQVMIRDITTLKQMKEAMLRATVAELAKQELEKEITERRQLEESVKE, from the coding sequence GTGAAAGCTCCATTACCTAGTAACGAGGAAGCTAGACTCAAAGCCCTGCGCGAGTATGAAATTCTCGACACCGATCCTGAACAAGCATTCGATGACTTAACACGTTTGGCTTCGCAAATTTGTGAAACTCCAATTGCGGTAGTTAGTCTGATCGATTCTGATCGACAATGGTTCAAGTCGAAAGTAGGTTTAGATGCTTCAGAAACCTCTCGTGACGTTGCTTTTTGTGCGCATACGATCCTACAGCCTGATTTGTTTATTGTTCCAGATGCTCAGCAAGATATGCGCTTCTCTGACAATCCCTTAGTAACATCAGGTCCCCAAATTCGATTCTATGCTGGCGCACCGCTAAAAACTTCAGAAGACGTTGCTGTTGGTAGCTTATGTGCAATTGACTATGTACCTCGCAGTTTGTCCCCAGAACAACAAGAAGCACTAGAAATTTTAGGTCGTCAGGTTGTTACACAGCTCAAGTTACGCCGCAATATAGCTGAATTAGAAGAAGCACTCCGACAACGTCAAGAAACCGAACAAGCCCTGAGAGCCAGCGAAGAACAATACCGCAGCTTGCTGGATCTTTCCTCAGAAACAATTGCTGTCCACATTGAAGGAAAACTTGAGTATATCAATGCTGCGGGAGCAAGACTTCTTGGTGCAGTTACTCCAGAACAACTTATTGGCAAGCAACTTTTAGATTTCGTCCATCCAGATTCTAGAGCAGCGGTAGCAGCGCGACAAAATCAAGTGCAGGTCAACCAAGCAGTCGCTATTAACCAAGAAAAGTTAATTCGGCTCAATGGTCAAACCATTGATATTGAGATAACAGAAGTACCGATTATTCACTTGGGTAAACCAGCAACGCAGGTGATGATCAGGGATATTACCACCCTCAAACAGATGAAAGAGGCAATGCTACGTGCGACGGTGGCTGAACTTGCCAAACAAGAACTAGAAAAAGAAATTACTGAGCGCAGACAGCTAGAGGAAAGCGTGAAAGAGTAA
- a CDS encoding M3 family metallopeptidase: MSATTITDNPLLIGKGLPPFEQIKSEHVVPAMTQLLGELETELATLETNVSPTWSGLVEPLDRITERLRWSWGIVGHLMGVKNSPELREAYETVQPKVVEFYNKLNQSKPLYDAFKALQESDCWDSLDTAQQRIVEAAIRDAELSGIGLAGEKRDRFNEIQLELAELSTKFSNHVLDATKAFSLTLTEQDEVDGLPPSLKSLAAQAARAAGEEKATPEAGPWRITLDFPSFGPFMQHSTRRDLREKLYKAFISRASSGDLDNSPLIERILQLRQEEAKLLGFDSYAELSLASKMAPSYEAVENLLEELRSVSYDAAMQEFEELKAFAAAKGADRELKHWDISYWAERQREEKFDFTAEELRPYFPLPQVLDGLFGLVERVFGITVTAADGQAPVWHPDVRYFQIADESGAIGRSPAPKAIAYFYLDPYSRPAEKRGGAWMDDCIGRAKMTEAGITSTRKPVAYLVCNQTPPVDDKPSLMTFNEVETLFHEFGHGLQHMLTKVDYAGAAGINNVEWDAVELPSQFMENWCYHRETLLGMAKHYETGETLPEHYYQKLVAARNYMSGSAMLRQLHFSLIDLELHNRYQPGGKETANDVRNRIAKNTTVLPPLPEDAFLCAFGHIFAGGYAAGYYSYKWAEVLSADAFAAFEESGLEPEKIAATGKRFRDTVLALGGSKHPMEVFQSFRGREPSTEPLLRHSGLTKAA, from the coding sequence ATGAGTGCAACCACAATTACTGACAATCCATTACTAATCGGTAAAGGTCTTCCTCCCTTTGAGCAAATTAAGTCTGAGCACGTTGTGCCAGCAATGACACAGCTATTAGGAGAGTTGGAAACTGAACTTGCTACATTAGAAACAAATGTCAGTCCCACTTGGAGTGGTTTAGTCGAGCCACTAGACCGCATTACAGAGCGTTTGCGATGGAGTTGGGGTATTGTTGGGCATTTGATGGGGGTTAAAAATAGCCCAGAACTGCGCGAAGCGTACGAAACTGTCCAGCCCAAAGTTGTAGAATTTTACAACAAGCTCAACCAAAGTAAACCACTATATGATGCCTTTAAAGCTTTACAGGAAAGCGATTGCTGGGATAGTTTAGATACTGCACAACAGCGGATTGTGGAAGCTGCAATTCGAGATGCTGAGCTTTCTGGTATAGGCTTAGCAGGAGAAAAGCGCGATCGCTTTAATGAGATTCAACTCGAACTTGCAGAACTTTCAACCAAGTTTTCTAATCATGTTTTAGACGCGACGAAAGCTTTTAGTTTGACCCTGACAGAGCAAGATGAAGTGGATGGTTTACCACCGAGTCTCAAAAGTTTAGCAGCACAAGCTGCTCGTGCTGCTGGAGAAGAAAAGGCGACACCCGAAGCAGGTCCTTGGCGGATTACTTTGGACTTTCCCAGTTTTGGTCCTTTCATGCAGCATAGTACTCGCCGCGATTTACGCGAGAAACTGTATAAAGCTTTTATTAGTCGAGCATCGTCAGGCGATTTAGATAACTCGCCACTAATTGAACGCATTCTGCAATTACGTCAGGAAGAGGCTAAATTACTCGGCTTTGATAGTTATGCAGAGTTAAGCTTAGCGAGTAAAATGGCTCCTAGCTATGAGGCAGTAGAAAACCTTTTAGAGGAGCTACGTAGCGTCAGCTATGATGCGGCGATGCAAGAATTTGAAGAGTTAAAAGCATTTGCGGCAGCTAAAGGTGCTGATAGGGAGTTAAAACACTGGGATATTAGCTATTGGGCAGAACGCCAGCGCGAAGAAAAGTTTGACTTTACAGCGGAAGAACTGCGTCCTTATTTCCCGTTACCACAAGTTTTAGATGGGCTATTTGGCTTAGTTGAGCGTGTTTTTGGCATAACTGTGACTGCTGCGGATGGTCAAGCACCAGTATGGCATCCAGATGTGAGATATTTCCAGATTGCGGATGAAAGCGGAGCGATTGGGCGAAGCCCAGCGCCAAAGGCGATCGCATATTTCTATCTTGATCCCTACAGCCGCCCTGCAGAAAAGCGTGGTGGTGCTTGGATGGATGATTGCATTGGTCGTGCCAAAATGACTGAAGCAGGGATAACTTCAACCCGTAAACCTGTAGCTTATCTCGTATGCAATCAAACTCCTCCTGTAGATGACAAGCCGAGTCTGATGACTTTCAATGAAGTAGAAACTCTATTCCATGAATTTGGTCACGGTTTGCAGCATATGTTGACAAAGGTAGACTATGCTGGGGCAGCAGGAATCAATAATGTTGAGTGGGATGCAGTCGAACTACCTAGCCAGTTCATGGAAAACTGGTGCTATCACCGCGAGACTTTGCTAGGAATGGCGAAGCATTATGAAACTGGTGAGACTTTGCCTGAGCATTATTATCAAAAATTAGTCGCTGCGCGTAACTACATGAGTGGTAGTGCAATGTTACGGCAATTACACTTTAGCTTAATTGATCTAGAATTACACAATCGCTATCAGCCTGGTGGTAAAGAAACTGCCAACGATGTACGTAATCGGATCGCCAAGAATACCACTGTTTTGCCACCACTACCCGAAGATGCCTTTTTGTGTGCATTTGGTCACATCTTTGCTGGTGGATATGCTGCAGGCTATTACAGCTACAAGTGGGCAGAGGTGCTAAGTGCTGATGCTTTCGCCGCTTTTGAGGAGTCAGGGTTGGAACCTGAGAAGATTGCTGCTACAGGTAAACGCTTCCGCGACACTGTGCTGGCTTTAGGCGGTAGTAAACACCCGATGGAAGTCTTTCAATCATTCCGAGGACGCGAACCTAGTACTGAACCTCTGCTAAGACACAGCGGCTTAACTAAAGCAGCTTAG
- a CDS encoding DUF1824 family protein, producing the protein MFNPHQQSHLTVEAAQTLLQDFNCTDGKLVTSESEKTLIRQAVLVVSRFSDYQILGICADTATQGIAALASYAKALGYQPNLDLTLINNSVYIKFNPVTGLCYLNPYSGEHRGVLVSCQSPESGGINEMYGHLPLDLFE; encoded by the coding sequence ATGTTTAACCCACACCAGCAATCTCATCTCACTGTCGAAGCAGCACAGACACTTTTGCAAGACTTTAATTGTACTGATGGTAAGTTAGTTACTTCTGAATCGGAAAAAACATTGATTCGTCAGGCTGTATTAGTTGTCAGTCGTTTTTCTGATTACCAAATTTTGGGAATTTGTGCTGATACAGCAACCCAAGGTATAGCAGCCTTGGCAAGTTATGCAAAAGCTTTGGGCTATCAACCTAATCTTGATTTAACTTTGATTAATAATTCTGTTTACATTAAATTTAATCCAGTTACTGGTTTGTGCTATCTCAACCCTTATTCTGGAGAACATCGGGGTGTACTTGTCTCTTGTCAATCCCCAGAATCAGGAGGAATCAACGAAATGTATGGTCATCTACCGTTGGATTTATTTGAGTAG
- a CDS encoding pentapeptide repeat-containing protein, with product MKRFYRLAVVVFVFVLLILFPVSAQAASSSSISRGAATGEVVGKDYSGQNLQTSEFANADLEAANFSNADLRGVVFNGAKLTKANLHGADFTNGIAYIVDFTGADLSDAVMEEAMMLRSIFNDVEITGADFTNAVLDRTVVKKLCAQASGVNSKTGVATRDSLGC from the coding sequence ATGAAGCGTTTCTATCGACTTGCAGTAGTGGTTTTTGTGTTCGTACTCTTGATACTCTTCCCTGTGTCTGCACAAGCAGCTAGTTCCTCTTCTATTTCTCGTGGTGCGGCTACGGGAGAAGTTGTGGGCAAAGACTATTCAGGGCAAAACTTGCAAACATCTGAGTTTGCTAATGCAGATTTAGAAGCAGCTAATTTTAGTAATGCTGACTTACGCGGTGTGGTCTTTAATGGCGCAAAGCTAACAAAAGCAAATTTGCATGGAGCCGATTTTACAAACGGGATTGCCTATATAGTTGACTTTACTGGGGCTGATTTAAGTGATGCTGTGATGGAAGAGGCTATGATGCTGCGTTCTATATTCAACGATGTCGAGATTACTGGTGCTGATTTTACTAATGCAGTTCTTGACAGAACCGTGGTTAAAAAACTTTGTGCGCAAGCAAGTGGGGTCAATTCAAAAACAGGAGTGGCAACACGCGATTCGTTGGGTTGCTAA
- a CDS encoding glycosyltransferase, protein MKTIQAVARYLPEKCGGIQIRLSELLPVLQAYGVESKIAAAQDSKYENTYTHNGIEVYRYPVFPRPKAEPNHGESPHGRFEYFAHWLKEQKADIYHQHQWTPKCGLPHLRLAKELGMATVVSIRLPNPVCQRETLMLNGQEVCDGKIDRVRCSHCCGVSREISDTVIKRLAHTPLSISNLASGLLYQLKKAPAPLNTTATALLTPVSVPAYVVARRRGLLEMAEFADRIVTLSERLYETLLLNGVPQEKLIICKTGVPDVFLTSAQNVKKIPNKNLRVIFLGRWNRNKGLHILVEAVKSLPPDLPIELTIYGSAVDDERYRQKIIQSIKNEPRIRIAETLTREELPSVLATYDILALPAQWFDVRPMSILEAHTAKLPVLGSDVGGVNELIKHNVDGLLLPPTDVQAWAEAFARLSEDPNLLDKLRQGIQPVRTMSMEAADTVTLYKSILKEKAAQTESNFSNPLNFKQVISSR, encoded by the coding sequence ATGAAAACCATTCAAGCTGTTGCTCGTTACTTACCAGAAAAATGTGGAGGAATTCAAATTCGTCTTAGCGAACTTTTACCAGTCCTCCAAGCGTATGGAGTTGAAAGTAAAATAGCAGCAGCTCAAGACAGCAAATATGAGAATACGTATACACATAACGGAATAGAAGTGTATCGCTACCCTGTGTTTCCTCGACCAAAAGCAGAGCCAAATCATGGGGAATCACCGCATGGTAGATTTGAGTATTTTGCACATTGGTTAAAAGAGCAGAAAGCAGATATTTATCATCAGCATCAATGGACTCCGAAATGTGGTTTACCTCATTTACGCCTTGCCAAAGAATTAGGTATGGCAACAGTCGTTTCTATTCGCTTACCTAATCCTGTTTGCCAGCGAGAAACTCTAATGCTAAATGGGCAAGAAGTTTGTGATGGAAAAATTGATAGAGTAAGATGTAGTCATTGTTGTGGTGTTTCTAGAGAAATTTCAGATACAGTAATTAAAAGATTAGCTCATACACCTTTATCTATTAGTAATCTAGCAAGCGGGCTGCTGTATCAACTCAAGAAAGCACCTGCACCACTTAATACAACTGCAACAGCATTGCTAACTCCAGTTTCTGTACCAGCTTATGTAGTTGCTCGTAGACGTGGTTTATTAGAAATGGCAGAATTTGCCGATCGCATTGTGACCCTGAGTGAGCGACTTTATGAAACACTATTACTGAATGGAGTTCCTCAAGAGAAGCTGATAATTTGTAAAACAGGCGTACCTGACGTCTTTCTAACATCAGCTCAAAATGTAAAAAAAATACCAAATAAAAATTTACGAGTTATATTTTTAGGGCGATGGAATCGCAATAAGGGACTTCATATTCTGGTAGAAGCAGTTAAATCTCTGCCTCCTGATTTACCAATTGAATTAACGATTTATGGTAGTGCAGTTGATGACGAGAGATATCGACAGAAGATTATACAAAGTATAAAAAATGAACCACGTATTCGTATTGCTGAAACCTTAACACGTGAAGAGTTACCTTCTGTCTTAGCAACGTATGATATTTTAGCTTTGCCGGCACAATGGTTTGATGTAAGACCGATGTCTATTTTAGAAGCTCATACTGCGAAATTACCTGTTTTAGGTTCGGATGTAGGAGGAGTTAATGAACTGATTAAACATAATGTTGACGGTTTATTACTACCACCTACTGATGTTCAAGCATGGGCTGAAGCTTTTGCGCGGCTATCTGAAGATCCAAATCTATTGGATAAACTTCGTCAAGGAATTCAACCTGTTCGGACTATGAGTATGGAAGCTGCAGATACAGTCACGCTTTATAAGAGTATTTTGAAGGAGAAAGCAGCACAAACTGAGAGTAATTTCAGCAATCCATTAAACTTTAAACAAGTAATTAGTAGCAGGTAG
- a CDS encoding GAF domain-containing protein has product MIKSRKLGEQVTTPSTEDIATDNSQLSTSLSAILAEVEKTTKLKSQHLASKDIRITGLTLQNLLHQVLESTCKAMNVNTVTVLLRTEDLQHLQVYASVGLEDEIAAGIKIPFGQGFAGRIAADGKPVVVEDLSTIEIFSPILRNKGLQSMLGVPLQVNGQVVGVFHVGITLPRHFTSDEVKLMKLVADCIALVVIRAEIRLTHVSQASGNCWSSTLTSLWQQLAWQTNSLLDKQSPLWAYYQ; this is encoded by the coding sequence GTGATCAAAAGCCGAAAGTTAGGTGAACAAGTAACAACACCAAGCACAGAGGATATTGCTACAGATAATAGTCAGTTGTCTACGTCCCTTAGTGCTATTTTGGCTGAAGTAGAGAAGACTACCAAGTTGAAATCTCAACATCTAGCGTCTAAAGATATCAGGATAACTGGTTTGACGCTACAAAACTTACTGCACCAGGTACTGGAGTCCACTTGCAAAGCCATGAATGTAAACACAGTGACGGTTCTACTCCGGACTGAGGATCTGCAGCACTTGCAAGTATACGCCTCTGTTGGACTTGAAGATGAGATCGCCGCAGGAATTAAAATTCCGTTTGGGCAAGGTTTTGCTGGTCGCATCGCAGCTGATGGCAAACCAGTAGTAGTAGAAGATTTATCAACAATAGAGATTTTTAGTCCAATTCTCCGCAATAAGGGATTACAATCAATGCTTGGTGTTCCCTTACAGGTAAATGGACAAGTAGTTGGGGTATTCCATGTTGGTATAACTCTTCCTCGCCACTTCACTAGCGATGAAGTTAAGCTAATGAAACTTGTGGCTGACTGTATAGCGTTGGTGGTTATTCGCGCTGAGATACGGCTAACTCATGTATCTCAAGCTTCAGGAAATTGCTGGTCGTCTACTTTGACTTCATTATGGCAGCAGCTAGCTTGGCAAACGAATTCGCTGCTAGACAAACAAAGTCCACTATGGGCTTACTATCAATAA